The following nucleotide sequence is from Drosophila takahashii strain IR98-3 E-12201 chromosome 3L, DtakHiC1v2, whole genome shotgun sequence.
aatcaattaatatagaaaaattctttaggcaccacatatttttcccagtACTCTGCCAAGCATTTTTCAGCTATGCTCTCCGAAATAAAAcgaggaaaaaatatataaataaatgggcAAAAAATTGTGCGCCAGTATGTCGCCTGGAGAAAAAATAAGCGAATGCAATCTGTAGACCCAGATCTATGACGGGAACTTGGCCCCAACTTTCTCCTCCCGGCTGGCCAACTCTTACATAACTCAAACCAGCTCCCCGTTTGTCCCAGTCCCAGCCAGGTGGGGCCCACATCCACACATGTGACTCAATGATTTATGCATGCTACTTAATGCCttcttaattacattttatgttacaaccgaaaaataataatatcttgCTGAAAAACAGCAGACAAGATGGGAGATGGGAGGCGCCGAACACAAATCACATTCCTTCGGGGGGCGGAATGGGTGGAATGGGCGGAAGGACACGTCCCAGCTGCCAACACAATGCGGAAAACGCTTTCACTTTTACCCTCGGTGCAGCTGCTGTTCctcttttccccattttcgcTGCCTTTCCCATACCCTCGCCATATGCGACTGaaacaaaaatctatttgGCAATGGCCTTGGGCTTAGGGGCTATAAAGGGGGGATTTTTGGGAGGGCTAAGagggttttttttctggggaCAGACGTTCTTGTGTATTCAGTCAACACAAATTTGCGTGGCCTTTTTTGGGGTGCTGGGATATTTTTTTCCTCCCATCTGCAGTTCATTGAAATGTGTGCGACAAGCGAAATACAATTACACCATGGATTCATGTTCATTGTCTGGATGCGTGACGTCAGCTGGGGGATCGGGCATATATATCCTATCTTGGGCTGCATTCCAATGCGAACCAATACCCGCTCTGTGTTGACAGTGATAGTTGGATTGCAATGCGAGCCCAAGGTGAAAGTTCAGTTACGTGATGTTTGCGTTGCTTTCGGGTAAACATATTTCAGTGGCTTTTTGTTTCGCAACGAAAGTGGCCCTATCAGAATGGGATTTAAATAAggatttactttaaaatttaatcgaAAGTGGATGATATGAACAAaccaatatttttgttaaaagttcttgattttttgaaagaaaattaagaacattttcagtAGTTATAATAAGAATGATATTTTACAAATGGAATTGCAACTGAAAGGAgcgatgttcataatctttattcaaacaagagagaacgctatagtcgagtgcctcgactattagatacccgttactcagctaaacaacttaatagaaatatgccttcttatatgtttttcgccgctcgatttttacccagggatctctttctagaactttcaattctgcctagcacatcttccgtctctctctctagcgcaggtgaatgcacttgtgaaaaacgtatacgagcaaaaagagacaaaatgcgcgccccattttaaataatttaaaatttgcattaacataatgtgaattagagtgactacagaaaaaaaggcacattttttccaatgccatttcctagatggcgctagtgtatattgtattgcgccatctaccgccagatattggtactactggtcatgaaaggcggaaatgtattcgctggccaggtttaagcgtttattgggtttctgggcgttagagtgggcgtggcaattttttacttggccaatcgataggtattgacgaagcgaatacatttcggttactatttttataatagcttcaaaaatgtgggcgttagagggggcttgtAGGCgatagagggggcgtggcacctttttgaaacaaacttgcgctgcgttggagctcctagaatattcatgcaaaatgccaatcttctagctcttatagtttccgagatctcagcgttcatacggacagacagacagacagacggacagacagacggacagacggacatggctagatcgactcggctagtgatcttgatcaagaatatatatactttatggggtcggaaacgcttccttctagctgttacatacttttgcacgaatacaatatacccttttactctacgagtaacgggtataaaaaagagCCGCAGCTAAAAATGAATTGATCAAAGTTATACCGATAATCtttctgaaataaatatttataaactacaatataatggaaataaaaatatttattttttaactttgtaatagtttacttttaaaggatgttattttactttttatattaAGTATACAAAATTTCTGGCGTTATATTTTCCACTTAAGCGCTTTTATGCACCATCTACTCCAACTGTATTTACATAAATAGTAATCGGAATACATTGCGCTTCCTTTATTCGGCGACTCCTTTCATCCCCGTGATCCCTGTGAGCCAACGAGATTTTAAGCTGGGTTAGTGCCACGTTTACCCGAGCTGCAAATGACAAAGCCATGGTTCGTGGACCGTGGTCGGTTTAAGCCCGGTCAGAACTGTCAAGTGGTTGCCATTGAACCAGAACAAGAAGCGAAATCCCTTTAGAATGAGGACACTTTCGCCGACAGCTCgtgttaaacaaattaaacacGTAGCCGGGACAGGAGGAGCCCACAGGCGAAAATCCTTTTTGTCGAATGCCAAACTGGGTACCCCGCTGCGGTCGTGGCCATTGTAACAGAGCCAGAGCTCTTGGCCAGAATCGTGTTGTTAACTCGGCCACGTTTTCGTGTCGACCCCCTCTCCCGTTTCCCACCCCACTTCTCTGATTTCGCCTGAAAGTCAAATTAGCGTTTCCCTTCGCCACTCGAGGGGCGcgtgaaaaatgcaaatttctgTTCTGTTTCGCTGTTCATAATTTGTACTGGCCATGACCAGAAGAAGGGAAGGTCAAGCCCGGAACAATAATTACACAATTTATAATTCAcaaaacaattgtttttgacaagtgaaatatttttgttcgaGCACAGTTGGCTCTCCGGCAAAAAGTTTGCCACTAAATGGGCCGcccaagtttttaattgaaatgcctAAAGTGGGTCCCATAGTTTTCCTACCAGTTGAAAATGAAATGTCGCCATCGGCGGGAAACTGTTCTTGAATAGGGTAACTGGGGACGGTGAGCCTTCAACCCTTCACGATACTCAGCCTGTTAGGAAAAGAACCGGCTCTAGAATTTTCCATGTTGCCATGAGATTTAAAGCCACGTTGCCTGGGCAACTAAATAAACAGTCTTGAAGACTAGTACACtgggaaaatcaaaaaatattcatattgaACCTACCTTTGTCCCACTACCTTCTTGCTGATTAACTCCCATTTTCTTTGAGTGAGTAGGCCaagaaaatcataaataaatcaacatggAAGCCTGAGAAATGGTTGTCAAGCTTATGTAACAAACGAAGTTAACGATTTTCCTCATTCGGTCGCAACCAACTGAGCAGTGATCAACCTCAGCTAAAGCTAaagtttaaaagtattttataaagtgttttataaagttttaaaaaagtgaTATATCttgtaataaataattcaGTGCCTTGAACCCGCCCTGCAAAAATGTCGATCTTCGATCATCCCGAGCAGCTGAAGATGCTGCAGGACCTGCTGAATCCCACTCAACGGAGAGGCGGTATCGATTACAGCAGTAGCGATGACGAGGACGAGTCCATGGTGGTCCACAAGATGAGTGAGTATAATACAAGATCTTATTTTCTGTAAAGTTCAAGAAACCCTTTACtcgtaaaaattatataaccaTGAGAAAACTCAATTGGTCCAACTTTTCGCTTTTCATATGTAAAGATATACTTATGTTCTATTTTCTCACCCAGATCCTGGTGGAATTGGCCGTACCAAGGCAGCCGATTCCTCTGGCAAGACTAAGAGTAAGAAAAAGGCCAATCCCCTGGCGACTCCCCtggtggaggaggagaagaagcAGCCAGTGAGTCTGGAACAatggcaggagcagcaggagcgaGAGGATAATGATATACTCGAGACCCGAAAGAGTCCAGAGTACACAATGACCTATCGTCAGGCTGTGGGCACCGAAGATGTGTTCCTTCAGGTGGATTGAGCTACGCTTAAAAAATACCTATTCAGATTAGTAATTCCATGTCCTTACTAGATGGGCAATCGCACTGGAGCTTCGGCCAGCTGTGAAGATctgattttggaaatttcacTGCCAGATGAGGAAATGGCTGCCGACAAGATGTCGCTTAGCttgcaggaaacggaagtggATCTGGGGACCTGTTTGTACCGCCTGCGTTTACCGTTGCCTCATCCCGTCGATGTGGATCGTTGTCAGGCGAAATACGACAGCGAGCTGAAGAAACTGAGGCTCACTCTGCGCCTCAAACGGGAGCTAGActacgttaatttttaaaaacaaagaccTAATTTAGCTAATACCGTTCAATTTACAGCAGACTACCAAAGCCCTAATTTTGCCGATACTAATTACTCTAGActacacttttgaaaactaAAGCCCTAATTTACCTAATACCCTACACATTACACAACTCAACACCACACAACTAGGTGTAACGCTGAAGTACCATACCAAATTTTGAGTGTATCGCAACTAGTGAGTCCAGAAATGCAAGTCCAAATTTATTGTGCGAcgtttaatttgatatttcttttgtgttttattaCCGAAAAACCTTATTTTAAAAGATCTGATATATctgatatattaatttataggtGTAATTCTGCCCAATGTGATATaggaaaattgatttaattcaCTGACCCCCAGTCTCGTAATCCTCAAATATTTATCCGAATTTACCCGCAACTCCAATTCGATTGCCGGCACTTTGGCTGGTTTTGCTACcaaattgcgcatacgccgcatGGGCCTTGCTGCCGGGTCAATCGCAAATTACGCTCAAACGAAGCATGAAGTATTCCTTGGGCGCTGGGGCAGCCTTTATTATGATGCTGTCAAAAATCACTTTGGCTAAATATTTGTCAAGCACAGACAAACAAAAGTCAAATACAACAcaaccgaaaaaagaaaaaatggaaCTCAAAAGGAAAAGTTGAAActcgtgattttttttacagaCTGGTTCGACCTAATAGGCCGTGAGTTACGGGGCAGGGACTTTCGGTTTGTGGGCTTTGGGCCACACAATTACTTCCCGCTGGGTCTGCGGCTGCGTTTTGCCTCATTTACTCTGACTGACACTGGCACATTTCAATTTGTGCGCTCCGGGCAAGCTGGGCCCCGATTTTCGCCACCCGGTCACCGGCAGAGACATGATAAAGTGTCATCCTGCTCACCGAAAAaagcacatatatatatataagttaaAGTTCACACGGACAGacaaaaagccgaaaaaagataaaaactcGCAAGTTTTGGGCAGCTGGAAGTGCGTGCCTCGCCTGGCGAACTATGAAGTTTGGGTTCAGGGGATCCAGATCGGGGGAAGCAGACCTTTTgcttcctttttattttcttaatgaAAGTTTTCCACAGGACTATGATGATAAATCTTCTGACAAGGACTCGGCTGTCGACGGAAaactttcaatttaatttaaatgcctGAGTCTCGTGGGCGGCGgtgtggaaatggaaagtGAATTACAGCAAATTAGGGATACAGAATGAGAGCTCTCAAAgaacaaattattataaacCCGGGTTTACCTCCATTAAATGATGACAAAGATATGGTTAAAGGGAAAAGGTTTTAGAGACAGAGACTGAAATTTCCATTAAACAAACGAATATTTATCCTAGCCAAAGGAAACCAATTTCTCAGCCCAGAAGGAGAATGACAGGAAGACGGCAAGGTAAACAATCTGAAATTGTATCAGCATTTCCGGAACACTCCTTTTCGGCTCTTTTCTATTCAATGACGTTCAACAGGGAAAACAAACAGGCCCGGAAAAAAATTACCATGTGTTGATGTTAGActtcacaaacaaacaaaaggaaaacttGGCCGCACtcgaaaaaatgggaaaactaCGCAAAAACCAACAGAAAAAGGCTGACAAAAAACCCACATTTTTTGCAGCTCATTTACACAAACGCACGTTTCTGCATCATCATCACGGTGATCATCCCGTCTGGGACCACACCCTTTTATCATCTTTTAGGAAAGTTTTCAGCaacacaaatacaaatacgcTTACAACTACACCGCCGAATGGGAACAGCAaattcaaatgcaaattgGGCGCATTTTTCACATGTGCAATTGGGTTTGGGAAATTTCGTCTACCTCGGGGCGGGAGAATTGCCAACTTTTTAATATGTGTAAAATACTGTTTGCGAAATACTTTAAACCACGGGGATATTCATCATTAAACGGTGGCTTGTCCTTGGCTTGTGCAATAAATAATAGTGGCACTTGGCCACACTTGAAAAATGCAATAAGCCAAGGGACACGCTTCCTTTTGCGGTAATCAGCTTTTGCTCCGTTGCTTCGTGAGTGGTTAACTGGAACAAGTGGTTGGGCCCAAGGTTAAAACAATAAGCTGACGAGATGAAAACttaaagccaaaaaaattCCTCTGCAATGAAGGATCCGCATTTCCCCTTCGTATCCCCTCTTCGATTTCATCCCCTCTTCGATTTCATCCCGTTTGCTTTCCCTGTTAATTGCCATCTGATTAAAGTTAACTCGGCTTACAGCTTAAAGCTTTTCCGGCAGCAAGTCACCCTGCTGAAACAGAGACTTCCATGGGTTCTGTATGTCATTGTCCACTTTGGTCACAGGAAAATTTTCTCTTGGGTtttatttcgtattttttccCTGGGCTTCCGTTCTACATAAATCTgcaggttttatttttaattaccagTAAAACCATTTCCATGTCGACACAGTTAAAAGTTAAAACCggaataaatttcaataaaaaagaaatgataaatacaagaaaatattttttgggagAACGGCTTTTGAGTTGCAATGGGTCCTTGTGAATGCTAATTGGAAACagtttaagaaaatttattcgatcgaagggaaaataattatttatttttattgttgtggATTTaagtctttaatttaagatgaacgtcgaaaaaataaaatcttttttggAATTGTTTTACTGGCactttatttacttaattttgtaatagtaaaataatttaattttcttcgcCACCCATGACTTCAAACTTATTACTTGATCATCGTGTTTTTCTCACACAGCTTACTCCAACTGCCACAATTTACCAATTTCCGCACAAAACACTTTTCACAGCTCATTAAGGCTAACAAATTAAACAGGATAGCAGGAAAACAGAAAGTATGAAGTTGCGGCGTTTAAGGAAAAAGCGAAGCACAAAAATATCACACATACGCCATGTGGTGCGCTGCGTTCTGGCATCTTTGGTAATTGTAGTTAGGCAAGAAGATGCCTTGTTGCTACATGGCGAAATAACAAAATCATTGtggaatttaattaagttGCCTGGTCGGAGCCGCAGTTGGTGTGAACAGAACAGAACGAGCCCattaacacatttttcaagtttaaTTCAACGTAATAACAAATTTTGCTAGGCAAAAATGGTGGAGGGCGGAAGGTGGGGGGAAGAGGAAATGCTGTGGCACTCAAGCAGCCATATAAATTACAGACAGACATGAGCGGCATACGAGGAGGACTCGCAGGATGCGAAAGTGTTGCCATTAGGTCGCACACGTGTGCCCCAGCAGAGCGGAGAAATGCCGAGGAGAGAAAGCCCGGAGAAAGTCAGACAAGTCAGTGCAAAGTGCCAGCGGCAGCTGATGGCTCTTCAAGCACATTTCTTCAAGTGGCTTCTATTTCTCAGGCCGCCACCCCCCTAATTAAGACAAATGTAAAAACTACAATAACAAAGTCCCGAAAAGCCAAAAAGTATAGAAAGCACTGAAAGGAaagattattaattttgctacCGATATTGTAATTTATCCTTTGACtagtaaataatattaatcttaTAGCATGTAAATTTTGTACATATATTTGGTTAAACACATTTAATCGAAggtagcataaaatatttatcgatattaaatgcataaaataaaattatgtacaattaaaacaaactaataaaaacaaatatatacaatatcttaataaaaaatttaaaatttatttttataaatatttaaaatatttcttcatttagcttaaaataaaaacgaaaaaacgttttttttttactctatttatttttaaaggttgGAATATTAATTGAGGGTAAAATATCaatgaaattaataaacaaaaaattaccaagTTAATGACCAATTCTCAAGATTTTTCTTAGTGCACTTGTCAGGCCCTCTTCCGAAAGTtgataaaaacacattttcacTTTAGTTCTTTTTGCGACCTGCTTGTTGACACACGGCATTTATGTTTGCCCTGACATTGTCACGTGTCTCATCTGGCGCGTcctgcggcagcaacaacacacaaaaatgAAACAGCAGAGCcagagcaacaaaaacaaaagaagaaaagGCGAAAAGAAAAGGAATGGAAAGGAAAAGCCAGCAGCAAATGTCAATGTCTCGCTGAAGTGGATGGCTTTCACCTCCCGAGGAGCTGGGCGTGACCTTTTCACATTAATCTCCAGCATGATGGCATTTTAATGCAGGAAACTCAACTATAACTATATGGTTATTTATTGTGATGGGTCTGACAGATGTTGTTCTTGATATGGGTGTGGGCTGTGGAGTCGAAACAGGAACATAACGAACTGGCAAATGGTCTCGGAACATTCAATTATATCATCAATTAGTTGGGTGTGCAACATGTTGCCAAGTGATTTGGACAGCAGATTAGCTAACAGCATGAGTCCGCTTCGCATAAGAAATGAAAGTGGGATTAAAGAGGGTTATTTCCCGGCAGTATGTGCAATACAACTAATTTAGATGGATCACAAGACGttagttttaataattaatgtaCAAAATATCGAGGAAACGTAACTTAAGAAATCGAATTTCGTACCTCATTTAAaagaacaaatttatttaaattaggtAGTATAAAGAGTaatcttaagaaaaaaaatgtttttaaaaagttattttgctTGTTTCAAGATAGACGatttcgttacaaataaaagcCCTTTTGACTTTATATATgcttggaatttaatttaaaaaaaataaaattttttaaatttacaaatacatttatttaatggtTGATAGATAGACTTATTGATAATAAATctgaatttatttctataCATTATGACCCTTTAAAAGcattaaatcaaatcattcTGCCTTCTTCTTGCCTGACTTcacaaaaaattacttttaaagtcCATCTTTGGGTGATTGCTCCCATTTATATGCCCAAAACTCAATTTATCCCCAACTAAACTCTGCCCAAAGATACAAAGCAATAAACAGGACCGAGCGGAAAAATGTTGCCTACTTAGCAGCGCAACGAGTTTTCAATAGAAAACCCACAAAGTGAAAGACGTTGCAAAAGTCAAAGCCCAGCCACAAGGCAAATGCCAAATGGCATTATCAATAGTGGATTCAGCTAGTCCCAGAAGATATAGAAAGTAGAACGTGTGTGAGTATGACTGGGTGCAGTCATGAACATGCATTCGGATTCGGAGCTGTAGATATAGCTGCAGCTGTGGATATACGagtatatgtgtgtatatagAGCGACATGCCATTTATTCCATTGAACAAAAACTCATTTGTAAGTGTTTTTATGCGTAACGGAATTTATTATAAAGGAGGAGCCGTTCCTCAGCAGATTTATTGCTTTATTACGATGTGGCAGAGCGATGGGTATCAAGATGGGAATCCAGTTTGGCGACAAAGGCCagaggaaaataaagaaatggcTGGCAAATATTTAGCACATGAAGGCGAAAAACTCGCTGAAAGAGCGATGGGAGGACGGCGGAGGGTTGTGAAGGGGAAAATGGCGAGAGAATGAATGCTGCATTTCCGTCTTTTTCGGCTTTTGTCTCGCTTTTCTGCGTAGGGATTCTCCTCGAATGGCGGCGGATTGTGGGTGGCGGAATGGGGTGGTGGACCTTGAGGGTGTTCCACATCGTCGACATCGTCATCAGCATCATTCTCATTGCAGTCGTTAAGTTATAGACTTTGATTTCGTTCGCTTCATTCAGCTGTGGGGCAACTTTTATCCCTGCCACCCAGAGTGTGCGCTCTTTGGCAGAGTCGTTTCCGAGATTTATTTGCCTTGTGCCCTGGCAACCCTCGACACCCGACGCTCGACATCCATATCCCTTTGCTTTCGCCTTTGCCTCACTCTTAAATGGCTTTAATTGATTTCTGATTTTATGACCCTGCTGGACACATTTCACACTCGATTACATGCCAAGTGGGGTATGATTTGAGAGGCTTTGCATTGTCTTAAGTCCCCTTATCAAAACGTTAGTTTCAGGAATGTCTTCtataattagaaaaaaaaatctgcgttaaaaaaaaaacaaaattctataaaaatggtcagcttatttattttagggaCTGCCAgtataagtttaaaaaaattgaagccCAAAACACCGTTGAAAAACTATCGTAATAATTACAGTCcctgatttatttataagttttcAAACAAAGGTAGCCCTTTAATTGTTGTCAGAAGGTATTTTCTCAACTGTCTCCATTCGAAGTTCCCCATCAACAGTTCTATTTCATAGCTCCTGCAAAGCTAGTCAAATTTCctgataaattatttatttttaaaaatgtcggAAGAAGTATCTGATGAATTAAAGGATCTTGGAAGCTGTGAAAACAACAGCGCCGACGATACAGGCGTGGTGCCTCTAGATACCTCGGAGGATGCCCAATTCTCGGAGCAGATGTTTTGCAACATCCAGGAGCGACTGAACCGGATTATGAAGCGAGTGAGTCTGGCCAATTCAGCTATGGCCCAGATAAAGAGGAAGCTCAAGGCCAAAATTCCGTCAACGACTGTACTTGAAAATGCCGACAAGTTAGCTGGAGGAGATAACCCATTGAGATTCGATACCAACGAACCAGGCAATGAAGATACAAACGAATGATTTAACAAAGAAAcattgttatatttttgatttcgtCAAATTGTTAATGTAATTATGTAAATCAGTGTTCCAACATAACACGTGTGTtccccaaaaaacacattttcgaTCTATAAATACAATTACTGTTAAATTACCCAGTTCTTTTAAGTGTAGCCcacatttcataaaaatccaGTAAATTATTGAGCTGATCCCATATTATAAATTGACCCAAAATATCCTGATACATATTTACTGCGAAAAGGGAAACATAATATTCCGCTCACATGCACCCTTTTCACCATAATTTGAGCCACTTTCCAGCGgcattaacaatttatttgggGCTTTCCACACGCAATTGCCACACAGGCTTCCGCTCGGCCCACAAACTATGACTTCTTTTCGGCGcacaataaactttttattgacCGCCCTTCAAAAATGTTACCCCGAGCAGTTCCGAATAGCTGCACTTTGTCAAGGGTCTTTTGTTTTCGTCGAAAACTTTGTCGGCGACCTAAATGAAAGACAAAGTCGCAAAATTTGAGAccaaaatttgaatttgccTTTTGCCACATACACATACAAAGACGGATTGCCTTGGGGCCAAACAAATATGTTAAAAGCAATAAATAAGGAAGGACATTCTTCAAGTTCGTCGGCTAGCGCTCGACTTATTGGCAAAATGTGTGTGACAAAGCCTGACagaaaactgaaactgaaacagaaacTGAGCGCAACACTGGAAATGAAGCCGAACataatttgccataaaatgcCATCGCAGCGTCGcgttaaattatataaaatacttttattgtTAACTTGCAAAAATGTCAGAAGCATTTTGTCAGCTGGCGAATCTCGACGGCAGCAATTGTGCAGTGCGTTTATCACTCCAACTGGTGCAACTGTGGCACGTTGCAGCTGCTCCTCGGATTCCCCGTTGCGGATCCTGCAGCAGTTTGTCATAGTCCACGGAATGTAGTCCTCAGTCCTCAGTCCTCGCACTTGCCAGACGCTCTCAGTTGCATTTTGTCACAACTCCCAGCTTCATGCTTAAGTAAACTTTGCCTCAATGTTGTGACTATGCACTGTGTGTGATAACCGAGTTGACTGAGTGAACTCACTCGGCTGAATGAATGGGTGCCTGAGTGGGCAAAATGGTTGAGAAGAACTGCACTCGAGTGCCAAGATAAATTCGAAACTTTTACGACGAGCTAAAAGGCATATAAGGGAAATATAAAGGCATTGCCTCGCTCTGATTTAtggagtaaaataaaaaacaacaggaaaataatatcatttcgtagcttttttaatgtttataactttaaaatatgtgcgaaaaaatattttgatttttatcttcaaatatttaaaaatgtaaactgaCTATTTTAAGTTTAGTTACTAAAATCATTTCTATGCCTAAtagaaatgatttaaaaaatcgaataatcATAACAAAGGCACAAAACTGAAATAGTATCAATTTTCAGCTTTTAATTTCCGACTGCGAGCTTTGAAGTCTAGCCAAATATACACCCCTCCCTTGCCTGGCGTAATCGattcattaaaatttcaatatgaGCCTCacatgaaattcaattacaaaatGGCACAAAATTCGAAGAGCCTCCCATGAATCTGTGCCCATAAATTCACGAAAGCTTCTCATTTTCCTGATTTCGGGGCCCCACACAATTTAGAATAGGGAATGCCGAAGAGACCCAAAACGGAGAAAATTCCCAAGTTCAATGTAACCTGTCACAGGCAGCAGACAAACTAATAACGTTTCGATAATCGCAGCAGGGAAAGTGGAAAGTGGCGGGGGGAAACGGGCATTCATGGGAAATCAATCGCGTTGAAATCGAAACCGAAATTGAAACCGAAACTGAGGCTGCGGCTGATGGGTTTCGACTGAGAAGTGTCCTGTCATTTGGCCAGGGGTCCTCACTCAACAAATATTTCAAGGCTTTCTGGCGAATGTCGAtactgatgatgatgctgatgACTAACACTCTTCAATGACTGTCCATTTCCTAGCGACTTAAACAGTGCTGTTAGCACACAGAAAAGAATATCCAAAAAAACTGAGACAGAGATAATCCATTTTAGGAAAGCTAAGTAACACCACATTTAAACTTTTACTTAttgttcaataaaaaaatttgctctTTTGTACTAACTAcggaaattaaattagtttttgcaCATGAGGAGTGCTCATTGAGCAGTGCTCATTGAGCACATATGATTTTACATTCAGCTTTAATAAGAATCCTTGGGCCAGCATTTATATCGTTTTGGAAATCAGCTACAGCCAAACAAATATCAGCTTTGAATTTTCATGGCGATCTtatcttaatttaagaaaattcattgattcacttgggaaatttaattttattttatatactttttttagaagtattcaatttgtttgttatttaaatatattacagCTTTTATTAATTCTAAATCATTGGCttatttctaaaaacaaaCTCAGGACGAATATggcttttatgttttgttgATCCAAATTTTTTGTAGGTTAACAAAACCATCCGAAAAATCGACAAAGCGACAGAACTAGACTCAAGTCCTTTTCCCGTTAGTCTTTTTCCGTTGGTAATCTGTGGAAATTAGCATTTCAATCAAATCTACTTTTATGTGTCTGACTTGTTTTATGCCTCAACGACAGCAACAAAGGCATCCTCATCACactcatcgtcatcatcattcGGCAAATGAAATTGTATCCATTCTGTTTATGCATTTGACGAGCCCTGAAAAGGAAAATTGTCGAAATTgat
It contains:
- the Dnaaf6 gene encoding dynein axonemal assembly factor 6, whose protein sequence is MSIFDHPEQLKMLQDLLNPTQRRGGIDYSSSDDEDESMVVHKMNPGGIGRTKAADSSGKTKSKKKANPLATPLVEEEKKQPVSLEQWQEQQEREDNDILETRKSPEYTMTYRQAVGTEDVFLQMGNRTGASASCEDLILEISLPDEEMAADKMSLSLQETEVDLGTCLYRLRLPLPHPVDVDRCQAKYDSELKKLRLTLRLKRELDYVNF
- the gdrd gene encoding uncharacterized protein gdrd, with product MSEEVSDELKDLGSCENNSADDTGVVPLDTSEDAQFSEQMFCNIQERLNRIMKRVSLANSAMAQIKRKLKAKIPSTTVLENADKLAGGDNPLRFDTNEPGNEDTNE